In a genomic window of Candidatus Hadarchaeales archaeon:
- a CDS encoding glycosyltransferase family 4 protein: MRFLFLNPDFPYKQNDQIIITGGLQAHGFFIARELVKRGHEVTAIAFLPQGRTEVIDGIRVCRVGNWTTEHSVFKKTFNFGKNLMELLRAGMFIAEEYKPDFIYSWSSEGFIISPVISKLYKIPFIASIHGIGGLNVLFYGFFLNKGAYACPTSLGELVLATLGTLGSRMADLVETISTESKKLIIDFVGIDARKIFVTGNGVNIEDYEYSEDKENLIVVLGRLTRVKRVDRAIEIFRRVKEKVKDAKLCIIGDGPEKELLMRMTKNESDIIFTGIIPEKEKISLLKRAKIYLSSSSHESLNIPLLEAWACGAYPVVPHIPAFVNIVGPYGFVYKEES; the protein is encoded by the coding sequence ATGAGATTTTTATTCCTAAATCCTGATTTTCCTTATAAGCAAAACGACCAAATAATAATCACGGGCGGATTACAAGCACACGGTTTTTTTATAGCGAGAGAACTCGTCAAAAGAGGACACGAGGTAACTGCTATAGCTTTTTTACCACAAGGCAGAACGGAGGTAATTGATGGAATTAGGGTTTGTAGAGTTGGGAACTGGACTACCGAACACAGTGTGTTTAAGAAGACATTTAATTTTGGAAAAAACTTGATGGAGCTTTTAAGAGCTGGAATGTTTATAGCCGAGGAATATAAACCAGACTTCATCTACAGTTGGTCAAGTGAAGGCTTTATTATTTCTCCCGTGATAAGTAAACTGTATAAAATCCCGTTTATTGCAAGCATCCATGGTATCGGCGGGTTGAATGTGTTGTTTTACGGTTTCTTTTTGAACAAGGGAGCATATGCCTGCCCCACGTCTCTAGGGGAGCTAGTGCTCGCGACACTTGGTACACTTGGTAGTAGGATGGCAGATCTGGTTGAAACGATCTCTACAGAAAGTAAAAAACTTATCATAGATTTCGTCGGAATTGATGCCAGAAAGATCTTTGTGACTGGCAATGGTGTGAATATTGAAGATTACGAATATTCTGAAGACAAGGAAAACCTAATCGTTGTTCTGGGCAGACTTACTCGCGTTAAACGAGTTGACAGGGCAATAGAGATCTTTAGAAGGGTAAAAGAGAAAGTGAAGGATGCGAAACTGTGCATTATAGGTGATGGTCCGGAAAAGGAACTACTGATGCGTATGACAAAAAACGAATCTGATATTATTTTTACCGGCATAATACCAGAGAAAGAAAAAATTTCTCTTCTGAAGAGAGCAAAAATCTATCTTTCGTCCTCTTCTCATGAAAGTTTGAACATTCCACTTTTAGAAGCTTGGGCATGCGGAGCTTATCCAGTAGTTCCCCACATCCCTGCTTTTGTGAATATTGTTGGTCCTTATGGATTCGTTTACAAAGAAGAAAGTTAG
- a CDS encoding CDP-glycerol glycerophosphotransferase family protein: MGGRNDSRKIQKEEKKMNYKVLFIPGNVYHVRMFSKVAKKLKGDVLAISLEGYGEKGRAGIERALQENGIRFKRVQDYRKKDPEFILREEKPDVVVVLNDIDPGCLYFVRGANRLGIPTLLIAEGIVVDTPHRSLGPSYFINIIKNVLFSGNIAHSIKLLVRRTSSILSGNPEPGYDRYGAECMKIAVWGEYSKKFFESRGIPSEKIVITGNPLMDDIFRLKPKADKIKKQLGLPAGAKLIVYASCNPIDIQYWTEEETAHLVRLLNKIVLNMKNCFLLIRPHPTEPNERYLRFLQGEDTSKTFVSKKENLYDLLASCDLLITEGSVVGSEAAAMGKPVIIVNLTGKPYLNRYYPKLLADEGVAIEVLKEYELDNLIKRLLKSKDLAKNRWKFIRKYFYKLDEMSSQRVASLIEKLARGRGG, from the coding sequence CTGGAAATGTCTACCACGTTAGAATGTTTTCCAAAGTTGCGAAGAAGCTGAAAGGAGATGTACTTGCGATAAGTTTGGAAGGATACGGCGAAAAGGGTAGAGCTGGGATAGAGCGAGCACTTCAAGAAAACGGAATTCGATTTAAACGGGTTCAAGATTATCGAAAGAAGGATCCGGAGTTTATCCTACGAGAGGAGAAACCCGACGTTGTGGTTGTTTTAAACGATATCGACCCAGGTTGTCTCTATTTCGTCAGAGGAGCTAACAGACTGGGAATACCAACGCTTCTCATAGCTGAAGGGATAGTTGTGGACACTCCGCATAGAAGCTTAGGACCAAGTTATTTCATAAATATCATCAAAAATGTTTTGTTCTCTGGAAATATTGCTCATTCCATAAAACTTCTCGTTAGAAGAACTTCCAGCATATTGTCCGGAAATCCTGAACCAGGATATGATAGGTATGGTGCTGAGTGTATGAAAATTGCTGTCTGGGGCGAATATTCAAAGAAATTTTTTGAAAGTAGAGGCATACCGTCGGAAAAGATTGTAATCACGGGAAATCCACTGATGGACGATATTTTTAGATTAAAACCGAAGGCCGATAAAATAAAAAAGCAATTGGGTTTACCAGCTGGGGCTAAACTCATTGTGTACGCTTCTTGTAATCCTATTGATATTCAGTATTGGACGGAAGAGGAGACAGCTCATCTAGTGAGACTTTTAAACAAGATAGTGCTAAACATGAAGAACTGCTTTTTGCTTATCAGACCTCATCCAACTGAACCGAACGAAAGATATCTGCGCTTTTTACAAGGAGAGGATACAAGCAAAACATTCGTGAGCAAAAAGGAGAATCTTTACGATTTGTTGGCTTCTTGTGATCTCTTGATAACTGAGGGCTCAGTAGTGGGGAGCGAGGCCGCTGCAATGGGAAAACCCGTAATAATCGTCAATTTAACCGGTAAACCCTACCTAAACAGATATTACCCCAAATTGTTAGCTGACGAGGGAGTAGCCATTGAGGTTCTAAAAGAATATGAACTCGACAACTTAATCAAGCGGCTTCTGAAAAGCAAAGACCTTGCGAAAAATCGCTGGAAATTTATAAGAAAGTATTTCTATAAGTTGGATGAGATGTCTTCTCAGCGGGTGGCTAGTTTAATAGAAAAACTTGCCAGAGGGCGGGGCGGATAG